The window GCGCTTCGTCCTCTTCCTGATACACGTCGAACAGCATCATGGCCGCCTTCGTTAGATCGTCCATAGTGGCGTAAGAAAGGTCGAGCAAGCCCGGACGCGACATCATCACCCGGCGGCCGTTTTGATCAAAGCCGGGCAGCGGGAGGACGATGCTGCGGCAGGAGAGTGATTGTTTTCACTTTGTCTGGCTAAATTGCAGGAACCAGGGACTCCATTCTTCCGGGTCATTCACCACACAAGCACCCAAAGTCGAGTCCctggtcggtattgtcagacacttccacccctcacatcaactatttccaaaaggccGAAAAAGAAGATTAATGGAGCTTCACTGAGTGTTTTTCCAGGTTCACCGTTCAGAAGAAGGGTTGAACTACCaaagatcataaaactaccctggaaatgcccaaaactcctacgaaagccttgtcagctaTGTTtgcttgggcaccgaaatgtttaagaatacggcccccTGTGTCGGGTGGAGAcggaggtttctctctctctctctctcaggtgctggggagaaggcactctcctGGGACAGGCACTCTCCCGGGACAAGGCACTCTCCCGGAACAAGtcgtttatggcttcctacaggaggttGGCGCCTTCAACCTCCTGACTCTTTATGGAGTCCTTTTATCATGTTATTAATTAATTActgtttttatagttttatagtaTATCTTGTTTAGTTTAATATTCAGCtccatatgaccctgcagttgcggcgccaagaactAAACgccccaatcatcatcatcatcgctacaCTTAGAGTAACTCTAAATCTTGCAAAACAGATGAAAAGGTAGGCCGTGAACACTTCAGGGTCCTCCACCTCGCAAGTATAAGAGTCACTTCTATTTGCTAAGATTTATAACCCTTTCCATTGATGCCGAGTGCCCACGCGGGGAGAAGGCCAAGCAGAATACCTGAAAGAGCGTCATCATTTTCTTTATGGCAACGGGCGTCATGGCAGCAAGGTGGGAGATGGAGAAGTTCTTGAagtcctccaccatcaccatgccCGTCACGGTGTGCGCTTCTGTCCTCTTCCTGATACACGTCAAACAGCATCATGGCCACCTTCGTTAGATCGTCTAGAGTGGCGTAAGAAGGGTCGAACCTGCCTGGCGCGATAGCATCATCCGGCGGCCGTTTTGATCAAAGCCGGGCAGCAGGAGGATGATGCTGCGACAGAAGAGTGACTGTTTTCACCTTGTCTGAAGCTAAATTACCAGGAACCAGGGACTCCACTCTCCGGGTCATCCATCACCCAAAGCATGAACACACCACAACGGATAAAATCATAAAACCGGAACAGAAACTTCGTACAATTCACCGCCCACTAACAGCAAAAGCAAAGCTTGACGAGGTGACGTATGCTTGAACTCGCTCCACAAGTTAAAAAACAAGTGTTCGATTAAATTTAACCCCAAAGCAATAGGCACAAATCAACCAATGCAAAACAtggcagctgttcatcctccctctcgggctggtcgataaatgggtacctgattAAACCTGGGGAGagctaaactgtggtaacccggatgtcccaCCAGCCTTGTGCCCTGAGTAATGGGCTCTTACCCATCAAAGGCTCAAGGCCAATGCGAAGGAGAtcagcaccgaggccacgcgcaactatagcgtatgcccctaactttactcTTACCATTTGACAAAGCCTAACAATATGAAAAAACATTTACAAACCTAATAACCAACTTTTCTGAAGGTGCCTTGTCCCCCGCCAGCTGATCCAAGTGGGAAGCAGTGGACCAATCCCAACCACTAAGCTATATACATGGGGTGGCCCTCTTCGCAGGGGGTCTCGTGACTTAGGGTAGCCACGATGAAAAGCCCGCTTGTGTTTTGAGGGATGACTATGGGCGAGTTCACTGGTGCCAGGGTTCACCCAGCAGTTAGTAAGTACTGGAACGAGTTTCCTGCCTCCGGGGGTGAGCGAGTCCCGTCCCGAGTTCAAAGACAAGGCCATAAATGAGTGCCACGTGGATATGAAGGTCTGCAAGGAAAAGGCGCTTATGTCAGGCGGAGTTTTTATATGCGGCGCCACTACACCAGCGCCGCCTTGGTGGTGGAGGACAGACGAACTATAGTCATCGTACCCTAGCCTCCAACCTCCTTTCAACGAACCAGAAGAGAGACGGGACTTCTGGATCAGTTCAATGTACGATGACTTTTTTATACACGGGGAGGACCAAAACTGAAGCCAGAAATGATGAGCTTCAGTACCAACAGAGGGCAGCACTGTACCTCAAACGGCAGTCGAGAAGTAACAGTGGAGTGGGGTTGTGCTGGTCGTCACGGGGGAGGAAACGGGGTAAGTAGGTGAGTCATATTTCATTCTTTTCAGTCGTCACTTTCATCTAGAGCTATTTTACGAGGTTTGACTCTTACTGTTTGTTATTAAGTATTTCGCATCCTATAAATTGATTCacagaagaaaggcaacatgaAAATCACGGTCTCCCATAATACAACCAACGCGATTACAGTACCCTTGCACATGACCTCCCCACCTCCCATCCCACAATGCAGTTAAGGATTTCGAACCGAGGAACGCACAttgactcttcctcctcacctgccaGAGCACCATGGCCTTCTTGGCAATGGATGGCGTGAAGATGTACACGTGAGACAGTGACATGTCCGCGTTGTCGCCTATCGCAACGTAGCCCGTGACCGATGCCTGTTCGTCCTCCTCCAGCATACAGTCGGTCACCATGGACAGGGCCTTGAATAGCATGTTCGCAGAGTTCTTGCTAGGGTTGTAGTGGCCAAGTCGCCCGAGCATAACTCTTCGCCCCATGTAGTCATACCCGGTCAGAGGAAGCAATATACtgccggaggtggtggtggtggtggtagggatgggtgtagtggtggtgtggttggcgTGGGTTTGGTTGTGGTGTTTTGGAAGATGTGTGGTacttctggtggtggtgttataatgatttttttatttgATGGTAGCGTTTAAAAATGGTGTAGCCTATATATGTATCATGACTGCTCGTATCTGCAAGGAGCATATCTTTCCCATCTCGACACAAATACCCCTCAGCGctaaccaccataaccaccaataGTTTTAGAGGTTGGACACAATGAGTttctatttgatgggagtttttaCAAGTGGTGTAGCTTATATATGTGTCATGACGGTTCGTATCAGCAAGGAGCATGTCTTTCATATCGCGACACAAATACCCCTCGCCGctaaccaccataaccactagtTTTAGATGTTGGACATATGAATttctatttgatgggagtttttaCATGTGGTGTGGCCTAGGTATGTATCATGACTGCTCGTATCTGCAAGGAGGATATGTTTCCCATCTCTACACCGACACCACTCGCcgctaaccaccatcaccaccacctttagCTGTTGCACAT of the Eriocheir sinensis breed Jianghai 21 chromosome 24, ASM2467909v1, whole genome shotgun sequence genome contains:
- the LOC127002812 gene encoding retinol-binding protein pinta-like isoform X1: MGGDKYVCTLSPELLQRAKDEINEDPDRREADIEHIRDWLRHQPHINARMDDWTILRFLRGCKFSLERTKEKLDMFYTCKSLCPEWYKNRDPQDKKLRSILELGILLPLTGYDYMGRRVMLGRLGHYNPSKNSANMLFKALSMVTDCMLEEDEQASVTGYVAIGDNADMSLSHVYIFTPSIAKKAMVLWQVRRKSQCAFLGSKSLTALWDGRWGGHVQGYCNRVGCIMGDRDFHVAFLL